A window of the Penaeus monodon isolate SGIC_2016 chromosome 11, NSTDA_Pmon_1, whole genome shotgun sequence genome harbors these coding sequences:
- the LOC119578977 gene encoding retinol dehydrogenase 11-like: MDLDLGDLASIRSFASNFMEKFSKLDVLINNGGVFIPPEERRKTKDGFEIHFGVNHLGHFLLTHLLFHHIQRTPSSRIVNVSSLLYKCGKIDFDNLDADKGWDKKVRHNTLYCNSKLANIFHSQELAKRLQGTGTGVFVLCPGFVYTGLMRYSAHQFNWFKKLCFAPIVFLFMRTPKQGAQTTIHCAVSEELDGVEWGFLRECKIDKLEAVAEDSETAAKLWDVSMALVGEGGPGSAALEEDNGFVEGQDAEAVMVEEEAVLVEDIQVEETTVLKASPQVEEKGPAEDEEQMLREEAESPDAELETLEKEESDEEEEGELLDEDFVNSDKEKLLEPKKSDEVK; encoded by the exons ATGGACCTTGACCTAGGTGACTTGGCTTCAATTAGGTCATTTGCATCGAACTTCATGGAGAAGTTTAGTAAGCTTGACGTCTTAATAAACAATGGTGGAGTGTTTATCCCCCCAGAAGAGCGCAGGAAGACTAAGGATGGCTTTGAAATTCACTTTGGGGTAAATCATTTGGGTCATTTTCTCCTCACGCATCTGCTCTTTCATCATATTCAGCGCACACCTAGCTCTCG AATTGTTAATGTGTCATCACTTCTCTACAAATGTGGCAAGATAGATTTTGATAATCTGGATGCAGATAAAGGCTGGGACAAGAAAGTCAGACATAACACCCTCTACTGTAACTCTAAGCTAGCAAACATCTTCCATAGCCAAGAACTGGCTAAGAGACTCCAAG GCACAGGAACAGGAGTATTTGTTTTGTGCCCTGGCTTTGTGTACACTGGGCTCATGAGATACAGTGCCCACCAGTTCAATTGGTTCAAAAAACTGTGCTTTGCTCCTATTGTTTTCCTGTTTATGAGAACTCCAAAGCAG GGAGCCCAAACTACTATCCACTGTGCTGTGTCAGAGGAATTGGATGGTGTGGAATGGGGATTCTTACGTGAGTGCAAAATTGATAAACTGGAAGCAGTTGCAGAAGATTCTGAAACTGCTGCCAAACTATGGGATGTGTCGATGGCTCTTGTTGGGGAGGGAGGCCCTGGATCAGCAGCCCTGGAAGAGGATAATGGCTTTGTTGAAGGGCAAGATGCAGAAGCAGTAATGGTGGAGGAAGAGGCTGTTTTGGTGGAAGATATTCAAGTGGAAGAAACCACAGTATTGAAAGCAAGCCCCCAGGTGGAAGAGAAGGGTCCAGCTGAAGATGAAGAACAAATGTTAAGAGAAGAAGCAGAGTCACCTGATGCAGAACTAGAGACtctagagaaagaagaaagtgatgaagaagaagaaggagaactaCTAGACGAGGATTTTGTCAACAGTGACAAGGAGAAGTTGCTGGAACCAAAAAAGTCAGATGAAGTTAAATGA